One genomic segment of Flagellimonas marinaquae includes these proteins:
- a CDS encoding DUF3667 domain-containing protein, whose product MGKKGGLITKGRYELQFRGVECLNCGHPLDVSDRYCPNCSQANSTKKLTLKDFFDEFFSNLINYDSRLFKTLSALLLKPGRMTRDYVNGKRVTYTNPFRFLLSVAFVYFLMVTYNNQFANLDEAAKDFDGTIYNGAFGVDLNSGDLKIDSVALKKQSDQAITRLDSIQKANPEFLSGLSILDSSQIHGQNPVEQQQFMDTLGTFVNTMNQIKKRKDSFMHANPKAYFNTLEEKSGIEAFSKKAEFFGLYIKKDTLYNFEQAQTRYNIKESTTNKMAFNFSNSIWKVMSRPGTWINDTISKLPFVIFFFMPVFTLFISLVYIRNKYTYTDHLIFSFHNQSLLFILLILSLILDSIFNIDSAGIFLIIFGIYLYKAMRNFYDQGRFKTIIKYIFLNTIFMILAFLTIIVTFTGSVFTYN is encoded by the coding sequence ATGGGCAAAAAAGGCGGTTTGATCACAAAAGGTCGATACGAGCTTCAGTTTAGAGGTGTAGAATGCCTTAATTGCGGACACCCCCTGGATGTAAGCGATAGATATTGCCCCAACTGCTCCCAAGCAAATAGCACCAAAAAACTCACGCTCAAAGATTTTTTTGACGAGTTTTTTTCCAACCTCATCAATTACGACTCAAGATTATTCAAAACATTATCGGCACTGTTACTAAAGCCAGGCCGAATGACCAGGGATTATGTAAATGGCAAACGAGTTACCTATACCAATCCATTCCGTTTTTTATTGAGTGTGGCCTTTGTTTACTTTTTGATGGTGACCTACAACAACCAGTTCGCCAATTTGGATGAAGCCGCAAAAGATTTTGATGGCACTATATATAATGGCGCTTTTGGCGTTGACCTAAACTCAGGAGATTTAAAAATTGATAGTGTGGCATTGAAAAAACAGTCCGATCAAGCCATAACACGATTGGACTCCATACAAAAAGCAAACCCCGAATTCCTTTCTGGACTCTCAATATTGGACTCCTCACAAATACATGGACAAAACCCGGTCGAACAGCAACAATTCATGGACACTTTGGGCACATTTGTGAACACCATGAACCAGATAAAAAAACGAAAGGATTCTTTTATGCATGCCAATCCAAAAGCCTATTTTAACACACTCGAGGAAAAGTCGGGAATAGAGGCTTTCTCGAAAAAAGCAGAGTTTTTTGGATTGTACATTAAAAAAGATACCCTTTATAACTTTGAGCAGGCCCAAACGCGGTATAATATTAAGGAGAGCACCACCAATAAAATGGCCTTTAATTTTTCCAACAGCATATGGAAGGTAATGAGCAGACCTGGAACCTGGATAAACGACACCATTTCCAAGCTCCCATTTGTTATATTTTTCTTTATGCCCGTGTTCACCCTCTTTATATCTTTGGTTTACATCAGAAATAAATATACGTACACCGATCATCTCATATTTAGCTTTCACAATCAATCACTCTTGTTTATCTTGCTCATCCTTAGTCTTATATTGGATTCAATTTTCAATATAGACAGTGCAGGGATCTTCTTGATCATATTCGGTATCTACCTATATAAGGCAATGCGAAATTTTTATGACCAAGGCCGATTTAAAACTATTATTAAGTACATCTTTCTGAACACTATATTTATGATCTTGGCCTTTCTGACCATCATAGTTACGTTTACAGGAAGTGTTTTTACCTATAACTGA
- the apaG gene encoding Co2+/Mg2+ efflux protein ApaG, with the protein MFTQVTKGIKVSVSTTFEGTFFKNYKVHYAFGYTVTIENLGKDTVQLTARHWDVFDALKEMETVDGEGVIGRKPVIKPGKSHTYSSGCLLASPVGAMRGHYHMVNFSTAEEFEVEIPTFKFAAPFAIN; encoded by the coding sequence ATGTTCACACAAGTTACCAAAGGAATTAAAGTCTCGGTCAGCACTACTTTTGAAGGCACTTTCTTTAAAAACTACAAAGTACACTATGCATTTGGCTACACCGTAACCATTGAAAATCTTGGCAAGGACACCGTTCAGCTTACAGCCAGACATTGGGATGTATTCGATGCCCTCAAAGAAATGGAAACCGTCGATGGTGAAGGCGTTATAGGAAGAAAGCCGGTTATAAAACCCGGAAAATCCCACACCTATAGTTCAGGATGCCTCTTGGCCTCACCTGTGGGCGCCATGCGCGGACACTACCACATGGTAAACTTTTCTACCGCTGAAGAATTTGAGGTAGAAATCCCCACTTTTAAGTTTGCAGCTCCCTTCGCTATAAACTAA
- the pruA gene encoding L-glutamate gamma-semialdehyde dehydrogenase — MGKGFFQVPTAVNEPVLSYAPGSPEREEVLEQYKAYYNGKVEVPLYIGNEEIKTGNTRPMSPPHDHRHIVGHYHLAEKKHVEKAIANCLESRKAWADLTWEQRAAIFLKAAELIAGPYRAKMNAATMIAQSKNIYQAEIDSACEIVDFLRFNVEYMSQIYSEQPESSEGIWNRVEYRPLEGFVYAITPFNFTAIAGNLPASAAMMGNVVVWKPSDSQIFSAKVIVDVFKEAGLPDGVINVVYGDPVMVSDTVLSSPDFSGIHFTGSTDVFKSLWKQIGNNIHRYKTYPRIVGETGGKDFIIAHPTAKPKQVATAITRGAFEFQGQKCSAASRVYLPKSTANEILELVKADIASFNKPGSPEDMGNFITAVIHEGAFDKLASYIDKAKADKDAEVIAGGNYDKSVGYFIEPTVILTTDPQYETMYTELFGPIVTVYVYEDKDWGETLKLVDGTSEYGLTGAVLSADRYAIDEATKALQNCAGNFYINDKPTGAVVGQQPFGGARASGTNDKAGSMQNLLRWVSPRLIKETFVTPEDYRYPFLG; from the coding sequence ATGGGAAAAGGATTTTTTCAAGTTCCGACCGCTGTCAACGAGCCGGTATTAAGCTATGCTCCAGGTTCTCCAGAACGAGAAGAAGTACTCGAACAATATAAGGCGTACTACAATGGCAAGGTGGAAGTACCACTTTACATTGGGAACGAAGAGATAAAAACAGGCAACACAAGACCCATGTCCCCGCCGCACGACCACAGGCACATTGTGGGACACTACCATTTGGCGGAAAAAAAACATGTGGAAAAGGCCATCGCCAATTGCCTTGAATCCAGAAAGGCCTGGGCCGACCTGACCTGGGAACAGCGTGCCGCCATTTTCTTAAAGGCCGCAGAACTGATCGCAGGGCCCTACCGCGCCAAAATGAACGCCGCCACAATGATCGCGCAATCCAAGAACATTTATCAGGCTGAGATAGATTCCGCCTGCGAAATTGTCGACTTTCTGCGTTTCAACGTGGAGTACATGTCACAGATATACAGCGAGCAACCGGAATCCTCCGAGGGAATCTGGAACCGTGTGGAATACCGCCCCCTCGAGGGCTTTGTGTACGCCATAACCCCGTTCAACTTTACCGCCATTGCAGGCAACCTGCCCGCCAGCGCCGCCATGATGGGGAACGTAGTGGTATGGAAGCCGAGCGACAGCCAGATATTCTCCGCCAAGGTAATCGTCGATGTGTTCAAAGAGGCAGGATTGCCCGATGGCGTGATCAATGTGGTCTACGGTGACCCGGTAATGGTTTCCGATACCGTATTGTCAAGCCCAGACTTCTCCGGAATCCACTTTACCGGCTCCACGGATGTGTTCAAATCCCTTTGGAAACAGATCGGGAACAACATACACAGGTACAAGACCTACCCCAGAATCGTTGGGGAGACCGGGGGCAAGGATTTCATTATTGCACACCCGACGGCAAAACCCAAGCAAGTGGCCACCGCCATTACCCGTGGGGCCTTCGAGTTCCAGGGACAAAAATGTAGTGCGGCATCCAGGGTATATCTTCCCAAATCCACGGCCAATGAAATCTTGGAATTGGTGAAAGCTGATATAGCCTCCTTCAACAAACCTGGCTCACCGGAAGATATGGGCAACTTTATCACCGCTGTGATACACGAAGGTGCATTTGACAAATTGGCCAGCTATATAGACAAGGCCAAGGCCGACAAGGATGCAGAGGTAATCGCAGGGGGCAATTACGATAAATCCGTGGGCTACTTTATAGAACCCACCGTGATCCTGACCACCGACCCGCAGTACGAGACCATGTACACCGAACTGTTCGGGCCCATTGTTACCGTTTATGTCTACGAGGACAAGGATTGGGGCGAGACCCTAAAACTGGTGGACGGAACTTCCGAATATGGACTTACCGGCGCCGTGCTTTCCGCGGACCGCTATGCCATAGATGAGGCCACCAAGGCCTTACAGAACTGCGCGGGCAACTTTTACATCAACGACAAGCCAACCGGTGCCGTTGTGGGACAACAGCCTTTCGGCGGCGCAAGGGCCTCAGGGACCAACGATAAGGCCGGGTCCATGCAAAACCTCTTGCGATGGGTATCGCCAAGGTTGATCAAGGAAACTTTTGTTACCCCGGAGGATTATCGATATCCTTTCCTGGGTTAA
- the rsmG gene encoding 16S rRNA (guanine(527)-N(7))-methyltransferase RsmG, translating to MNSGLIFKYFTTLNDEQKEQFAKLEELYHDWNQKINVVSRKDIDELYLRHVLHSLGIAKIQVFNEGSSVLDVGTGGGFPGIPLAILFPNVKFTLVDAIGKKIKVVNEVVEGLGLQNVQTHHSRVEDIPGQFDFIVSRAVAAMPTFVHWTKGKIKKDSAHQRKNGILYLKGGDLSDELKGYETVQVFDLNEYFEEQFFETKKVVYLPQKFKG from the coding sequence ATGAATTCGGGACTTATATTCAAATATTTTACGACGCTCAACGATGAGCAAAAAGAGCAATTTGCCAAGTTGGAAGAGCTCTACCATGATTGGAACCAAAAAATAAATGTGGTTTCCAGAAAGGATATCGATGAGCTGTACCTGAGGCATGTGCTTCATTCTCTTGGAATCGCAAAGATCCAGGTATTTAATGAGGGGTCCAGTGTTTTGGATGTAGGTACAGGCGGTGGATTTCCGGGAATTCCTTTGGCGATATTATTTCCGAACGTGAAATTTACCCTTGTTGATGCCATAGGCAAAAAAATAAAAGTGGTAAACGAGGTGGTGGAAGGACTCGGGCTTCAGAATGTACAAACCCACCATTCCCGTGTGGAGGATATCCCTGGGCAGTTCGATTTTATTGTGAGTCGTGCAGTGGCCGCAATGCCCACCTTTGTTCATTGGACCAAGGGGAAAATCAAAAAAGATTCCGCCCATCAACGTAAAAATGGTATTCTTTACCTTAAGGGCGGAGATCTCTCTGATGAACTGAAAGGTTATGAGACCGTTCAGGTCTTTGATTTAAACGAGTATTTTGAAGAGCAGTTTTTTGAGACCAAAAAGGTAGTGTACCTGCCTCAAAAATTTAAAGGCTAG
- a CDS encoding fatty acid desaturase family protein, whose amino-acid sequence MDKNTIRFSRKDSAQFFRTLNKRVNEYFKENNLKKTGNWKLHLKTIVMFAIFLTPYFLMLTLDLPFWGYLLLSITMGVGMAGVGMNVMHDGNHGAYSNKKWVNKLMGSSIYILAGNVYNWQVQHNVLHHTYTNIHEHDEDMEAGRILRFSKHAEWRKHHKFQHYYSIFLYGLLTFNWAITTDFQQMYRYMKRKLSYGKLPNPVINWSTLVITKIIYLTIWIILPLIFVDIAWWQVLLGFFIMHYVAGVILSVVFQLAHIVDHADTPLPDNEGNMKNTWAIHQLFTTVNFGTKNRIVNWFTGGLNHQVEHHIFPNISHIHYTNISKIVKQTAQEFNLPYHEYKTTRKAIISHFKHLKELGKKPTLQYQ is encoded by the coding sequence ATGGATAAGAATACCATCCGGTTTTCACGAAAGGATTCCGCACAATTTTTCAGGACACTGAACAAGAGAGTGAACGAATACTTTAAAGAAAACAACCTCAAGAAAACCGGGAACTGGAAACTTCACTTGAAAACCATAGTGATGTTCGCCATCTTTTTGACCCCTTATTTCTTAATGTTAACCTTAGACTTGCCTTTTTGGGGCTACCTATTGCTCTCCATAACCATGGGAGTTGGGATGGCCGGCGTTGGGATGAATGTGATGCACGATGGAAACCACGGTGCCTATTCCAATAAAAAATGGGTAAACAAACTCATGGGAAGCAGCATTTACATTTTGGCCGGAAATGTGTACAACTGGCAAGTACAACACAATGTTCTGCACCACACATACACCAACATCCATGAGCACGACGAAGATATGGAAGCAGGCAGGATCTTAAGGTTCTCCAAGCATGCAGAGTGGAGAAAGCACCACAAATTCCAACACTATTACTCTATTTTTCTTTACGGATTATTGACATTCAATTGGGCAATAACCACGGATTTTCAACAAATGTACCGTTACATGAAGAGAAAATTGAGCTATGGTAAATTACCCAATCCGGTAATCAATTGGAGCACTTTGGTAATCACCAAAATAATCTACTTGACCATCTGGATCATACTTCCATTGATTTTTGTTGATATTGCTTGGTGGCAGGTATTGCTAGGCTTTTTTATTATGCACTACGTAGCTGGAGTAATACTTAGCGTGGTATTCCAATTGGCCCATATTGTGGACCATGCCGATACACCGTTACCGGACAATGAAGGAAACATGAAAAACACCTGGGCCATCCATCAATTGTTCACAACCGTGAACTTCGGCACCAAAAATAGAATAGTCAACTGGTTTACAGGAGGATTGAACCACCAAGTGGAACACCACATCTTTCCCAACATCAGCCATATACATTACACAAATATTTCCAAAATTGTGAAACAGACCGCTCAGGAGTTCAATTTACCGTATCACGAGTACAAAACTACCAGAAAAGCTATAATTTCACACTTCAAACACCTTAAGGAGCTAGGCAAAAAACCTACCCTTCAATATCAGTAA
- a CDS encoding pyridoxal phosphate-dependent aminotransferase, whose product MSNHLSDRIKNMSTSATLAMAAKARELRSEGKDIIGLSLGEPDFNIPDFIKDAAKNAIDENYSSYTPVDGYAELKTAISNKFKRDNDLDYGLNQIVVSTGAKQSLFNVAMVVLNPGDEVILPAPYWVSYSDIVKLAEGVPVEVLTQIDTDFKMTPAQLEAAITPKTKMIWFSSPCNPSGSVYSKSELEGLAEVLKKHPDIYVVSDEIYEHINFAGGHVSIASIDGMYDRTITVNGVSKAFAMTGWRIGYIGAPEWIAKGCTKLQGQVTSGANAIAQRAVITALEAPVSKIQYMIDKFHERRDLVLELLGEIEGFNLNVPEGAFYVFPDISAFFGKTLNGVAINNASDFSLYLLEHANVATVTGEAFGNPNCIRISYAASEKELKEAIARIKAVL is encoded by the coding sequence ATGAGCAACCATCTATCTGACAGGATCAAGAATATGTCCACGTCAGCAACCTTGGCCATGGCAGCCAAAGCCAGAGAATTAAGAAGTGAAGGAAAGGATATTATCGGATTGAGTTTGGGCGAGCCGGACTTTAATATTCCCGATTTTATAAAAGATGCCGCAAAAAACGCCATCGACGAAAACTATAGCAGTTACACCCCTGTTGATGGATACGCCGAACTAAAGACCGCTATCTCCAACAAATTTAAAAGAGATAATGACCTTGACTATGGATTGAATCAAATTGTGGTCTCCACAGGCGCAAAACAATCCTTGTTCAATGTGGCGATGGTGGTTTTAAATCCGGGTGACGAAGTAATCCTGCCCGCTCCATACTGGGTAAGCTACAGTGATATTGTAAAGTTGGCCGAAGGAGTACCTGTGGAAGTTCTCACACAAATCGATACCGATTTTAAGATGACCCCCGCTCAATTGGAAGCTGCAATTACACCTAAAACCAAAATGATCTGGTTTAGTTCACCCTGCAACCCAAGTGGTTCGGTATACAGTAAAAGCGAATTGGAAGGTCTGGCAGAAGTGCTGAAAAAGCACCCAGATATTTATGTTGTATCAGATGAAATTTACGAACATATCAATTTTGCGGGTGGCCATGTGAGCATTGCCAGTATCGATGGAATGTACGACAGAACCATTACCGTGAACGGGGTATCCAAGGCGTTTGCCATGACGGGCTGGCGAATTGGTTACATCGGCGCACCGGAATGGATTGCCAAAGGATGTACCAAATTACAAGGGCAAGTGACAAGTGGTGCCAACGCCATTGCTCAACGAGCTGTGATCACCGCATTGGAAGCTCCAGTGAGCAAAATCCAATATATGATCGACAAGTTCCACGAAAGAAGGGATCTTGTTTTAGAATTATTAGGGGAAATAGAAGGTTTTAACCTCAACGTGCCCGAAGGCGCATTTTATGTGTTTCCGGACATATCCGCTTTCTTCGGCAAAACCTTGAACGGTGTTGCCATTAACAATGCTTCCGATTTCTCTTTGTATTTATTGGAGCATGCCAATGTGGCCACGGTAACAGGTGAGGCTTTCGGAAACCCGAATTGTATCCGAATTTCTTACGCGGCATCCGAAAAAGAACTAAAAGAAGCGATTGCCCGTATAAAGGCTGTGCTGTAA
- a CDS encoding TrkH family potassium uptake protein, translating into MKLNTRIIIHIMGLLLLCNGSFMLVAALASGIYKDGVTMDIMLAAIVTMLFGMMAMFYTRGHKKEVKRKEGYIVVTFGWVVMSLSGMLPYLFSGSIPSITDAFFETMSGYTTTGASILDDIEALPEGILLWRSLTHWIGGMGIIVLAIAILPLLGIGGMQLFAAEAPGPGGDKLHPRITDTAKRLWLIYVGYTVLETFLLKFAGMSFFDAINHSLATMSTGGFSTKNASVAFWNDQPLIQYIIALFMFLAGSNFVLSYFALTGKVQRILKDEEFKYYLGFIVVFTIIAALGVYFRADVPISDFHPMVLGKVESTVRHTLFQVIAVITTTGFVTADFTSWTPFLTVFFFGLMFLGGSAGSTAGGIKVMRHLLIIKNGILEFKRTLHPNALIPVRYNQKTVTEHIVYNVIAFFVLYMLLFIIGSLVLGFLGLDFISAVGGSASSLGNVGPALGSLNPVSNYNGLPAAGKWWCAFLMLLGRLELFTVLIVLTPYFWRKT; encoded by the coding sequence ATGAAGCTCAATACAAGAATCATAATCCATATAATGGGGCTATTGTTGCTGTGCAATGGCTCTTTTATGCTTGTGGCCGCTTTGGCCAGTGGCATTTATAAAGATGGTGTGACCATGGATATTATGCTGGCCGCAATTGTGACCATGCTTTTTGGAATGATGGCCATGTTCTACACCCGGGGACATAAAAAGGAGGTGAAACGCAAAGAAGGCTACATCGTAGTAACTTTTGGATGGGTCGTAATGTCCCTATCGGGCATGTTGCCCTATCTTTTTTCCGGCTCCATACCATCCATAACCGATGCATTTTTCGAAACCATGTCCGGTTACACGACTACCGGCGCTTCAATTTTGGACGATATCGAGGCGCTTCCCGAAGGAATTCTCCTTTGGAGAAGCCTTACCCATTGGATCGGGGGAATGGGAATTATTGTATTGGCCATAGCCATATTGCCGCTGTTGGGAATTGGGGGCATGCAGTTGTTTGCGGCAGAGGCACCGGGACCGGGAGGGGATAAACTTCACCCAAGGATCACGGATACCGCTAAGAGGTTATGGTTGATCTATGTAGGGTACACTGTACTGGAAACATTCTTGCTGAAATTTGCGGGCATGTCATTTTTCGATGCCATAAACCACTCATTGGCCACTATGTCCACAGGTGGGTTCTCCACCAAAAATGCCAGCGTTGCCTTTTGGAACGATCAACCACTCATTCAATACATTATCGCATTGTTCATGTTTTTGGCAGGTAGTAATTTTGTACTCAGTTACTTTGCCTTGACCGGTAAGGTGCAACGTATCCTCAAGGACGAAGAGTTTAAATATTATCTCGGATTCATTGTTGTGTTCACTATAATTGCCGCATTGGGCGTGTATTTTAGGGCGGATGTTCCTATTTCCGATTTTCATCCCATGGTTTTGGGCAAGGTGGAAAGTACCGTTCGCCACACCTTATTTCAAGTAATCGCGGTGATTACCACAACAGGGTTTGTTACGGCGGATTTTACATCATGGACTCCATTTTTAACTGTTTTCTTTTTTGGATTGATGTTTCTTGGAGGCTCCGCAGGTTCCACTGCTGGTGGAATCAAGGTAATGCGTCACCTTTTGATTATAAAGAACGGTATTCTGGAATTTAAGCGAACCTTGCATCCCAACGCGTTGATACCGGTACGATACAACCAGAAGACCGTAACAGAACACATTGTCTATAATGTAATCGCCTTTTTTGTGCTGTATATGCTCCTATTCATAATCGGTTCTTTAGTGCTGGGTTTCTTGGGGTTGGATTTTATTTCTGCAGTTGGCGGTTCAGCCTCTTCTTTGGGAAATGTAGGCCCAGCTTTGGGCAGTTTAAACCCCGTGAGCAATTATAATGGCCTTCCTGCAGCAGGAAAATGGTGGTGCGCTTTTTTGATGCTTTTGGGACGATTGGAACTGTTTACCGTACTCATTGTACTTACCCCATATTTTTGGAGAAAGACTTAA
- the trkA gene encoding Trk system potassium transporter TrkA — translation MRIIIAGAGEVGFHLAKLLSYEAQEITLIDTDKERLSYADNHLDIRVLRGDATSIQVLQDAQVDGSDLVIGVTASETTNLTLCVLAKQLGCKRTIARISNTEFMDNRELVKFEELGIDELISPERLAATEIQLMLNQSAFNDTYQFEEGLLTMFGVILPKNAPFVGKMVKEAARIFPELNFMPIALQRTGTQFTLIPRGDTVFKEGDQVYFITSDKGVEELYKLSGMQKQDIKNVMILGGSKVGYKTARDLCSNKFNVKLIEKNKEKAFDIADDLPHALVINGDGRNVELLEEENLESMDAFIAVTGNSETNIMSCLVAKNKKIKKTIALVENMDYFQLSQSIGVDTLINKKLLAANSIFRYIRKGEVLALTRLNNLNAEILEFEVKATSLVNGEIIRELNFPREASIGGVIRNGEGIIALGDFRIAEGDKVVVCCLPKAIPRIEKLFL, via the coding sequence ATGAGAATCATTATTGCAGGTGCTGGTGAAGTGGGGTTTCATTTGGCAAAATTACTGTCCTATGAAGCGCAGGAGATTACCTTGATCGATACCGATAAAGAAAGATTGTCCTATGCAGATAATCATTTGGACATTAGAGTGCTCAGAGGAGATGCAACTTCCATCCAAGTGTTACAAGATGCACAAGTGGATGGGTCGGATCTGGTGATCGGGGTAACAGCTTCCGAAACTACCAATTTAACCCTTTGTGTTTTGGCAAAACAGTTGGGGTGCAAACGCACCATTGCCAGAATTTCGAATACGGAATTTATGGATAACCGCGAGCTGGTCAAGTTTGAGGAGTTGGGTATCGATGAATTGATCTCTCCGGAACGCTTGGCGGCTACGGAAATACAGTTAATGTTAAATCAATCCGCATTCAACGATACGTATCAATTTGAAGAAGGCCTATTGACCATGTTCGGCGTTATTTTGCCCAAGAACGCACCATTTGTGGGTAAAATGGTCAAAGAAGCGGCGCGAATCTTTCCCGAACTCAACTTTATGCCCATAGCTTTACAGCGTACGGGAACTCAATTTACTTTGATTCCCAGAGGGGATACGGTTTTTAAAGAAGGCGATCAGGTATATTTTATTACCTCGGACAAAGGAGTGGAGGAGTTGTACAAGTTGTCCGGAATGCAAAAGCAGGATATTAAGAACGTAATGATACTCGGCGGGAGCAAGGTAGGATACAAAACGGCAAGGGACCTTTGTTCAAATAAGTTCAACGTAAAACTTATAGAAAAGAATAAGGAAAAAGCCTTCGATATTGCGGATGATCTGCCCCACGCACTTGTAATAAATGGAGATGGTAGAAATGTAGAGCTGTTGGAAGAAGAGAATTTGGAATCCATGGATGCCTTTATAGCCGTAACCGGAAATTCCGAAACCAATATAATGTCCTGTTTAGTGGCGAAGAATAAAAAAATAAAGAAGACCATCGCACTGGTGGAAAACATGGATTATTTCCAATTGTCCCAATCCATTGGAGTGGATACGCTCATTAATAAAAAACTGTTGGCCGCCAATAGCATTTTTAGGTACATCCGTAAGGGAGAGGTGCTGGCCTTGACCCGATTGAACAACTTGAACGCAGAAATTTTGGAGTTCGAAGTAAAGGCCACCTCCCTGGTAAACGGAGAAATAATACGGGAACTTAATTTTCCGAGGGAAGCAAGTATTGGTGGTGTGATCCGTAACGGGGAAGGGATTATTGCTCTTGGTGATTTTAGGATAGCCGAAGGCGATAAGGTAGTGGTGTGCTGTTTGCCCAAGGCCATACCGCGCATAGAAAAGTTGTTTCTATAA
- the ubiE gene encoding bifunctional demethylmenaquinone methyltransferase/2-methoxy-6-polyprenyl-1,4-benzoquinol methylase UbiE, with the protein MSKKVTPYKESELGKKEQVKQMFDTISKNYDGLNRVISFGTDIKWRKRIVAYLKDKSPNSILDIATGTGDLAIAMTQTGAEKIVGLDLSPGMLEVGKHKVVNKNLQSTIEMVVGDSENLPFEDNSFDAITVAFGVRNFENLEKGLQEIYRVLKPQGHFLVLETSVPTKTPFKQGYRAYTKYILPTIGKLFSKDRSAYKYLSESASVFPHGEAFNNILRKIGFIGVENKPQTMGVASIYVASK; encoded by the coding sequence ATGTCTAAAAAGGTTACCCCATACAAAGAATCCGAACTTGGAAAAAAAGAACAGGTAAAGCAAATGTTCGATACCATTTCCAAAAATTACGACGGCCTTAACCGAGTAATTTCTTTTGGAACGGACATAAAGTGGCGGAAACGAATCGTGGCCTACCTTAAAGACAAATCCCCAAATTCCATTCTGGACATTGCTACGGGAACAGGCGATCTCGCCATTGCCATGACGCAAACCGGAGCAGAAAAAATCGTGGGACTTGATCTTTCTCCGGGCATGTTGGAAGTAGGAAAGCATAAAGTGGTCAACAAAAATCTACAATCCACCATTGAAATGGTGGTGGGCGACAGCGAGAACCTTCCTTTTGAGGATAACTCCTTTGATGCCATCACGGTTGCATTCGGGGTTCGGAATTTTGAAAATCTGGAGAAGGGTCTACAAGAAATTTATCGTGTATTGAAACCACAAGGACATTTTTTGGTCCTGGAGACCTCCGTACCCACCAAAACCCCTTTCAAACAGGGATACAGGGCGTATACAAAATACATATTGCCCACCATAGGAAAACTGTTCTCCAAAGACAGGTCCGCCTATAAATATTTGAGTGAATCGGCATCAGTTTTTCCACATGGCGAGGCTTTCAACAATATTTTGAGAAAAATCGGGTTTATAGGAGTAGAGAACAAACCACAGACCATGGGTGTAGCATCCATTTATGTCGCATCAAAATAG
- a CDS encoding porin family protein, which translates to MKNLLILFGLIVLSGTNVVAQFGGDPILNLQNEDKKFLNWGYYLGFNQYDFQFEYKEDVGRDILVDKTLGFNVGLIGELRINEFLDARFEPGLLYTSRTLGFPGFSTQAEAIREVRSTYIRFPFLLKASTRRIGNWRPFIVGGVYTSINLGSNEDSLDDNSTGQFRMKQNVYGYEVGFGIDFYTEYFKFTPSIRGVFALTDELVPDNDPNSPWTGNINAMRTRGIFINFTFE; encoded by the coding sequence ATGAAAAATCTCCTTATCCTTTTTGGACTGATAGTTTTGTCCGGTACCAATGTTGTTGCCCAATTTGGTGGCGACCCTATCTTGAACCTTCAGAACGAGGATAAGAAATTTTTGAACTGGGGCTACTACCTTGGTTTTAATCAGTACGATTTTCAATTTGAGTACAAAGAGGATGTTGGCCGGGACATATTGGTGGATAAAACTTTAGGGTTTAATGTAGGTTTGATCGGCGAGCTGAGGATAAACGAGTTTCTTGATGCCCGTTTTGAGCCAGGTTTGCTCTACACTTCAAGAACACTAGGATTTCCCGGATTTTCCACGCAAGCAGAAGCAATTCGCGAAGTGCGCTCGACCTATATTCGCTTTCCTTTTCTGTTAAAAGCCAGCACACGTAGAATTGGCAATTGGAGGCCTTTTATTGTTGGTGGCGTGTACACATCCATCAACCTGGGGAGCAACGAAGATAGTTTGGACGACAACAGCACCGGTCAGTTTCGGATGAAACAAAATGTTTACGGGTACGAAGTTGGCTTCGGCATCGATTTTTATACAGAATATTTTAAGTTCACTCCATCCATCAGAGGGGTTTTTGCCCTGACCGACGAATTGGTACCGGACAATGACCCGAACAGCCCATGGACAGGAAATATAAATGCCATGCGCACCCGAGGGATTTTCATCAATTTTACTTTCGAGTAA